TGCATAGGCACAGACATCCTTGCACAGTGGTCAGGCCCAGGACAAGGTTACGTAGACCCCACGGCTGTCAGGAAGAGGAGGACGTGTGGCTAAAGGACATTTTTGTCATCATAACAGCAGTGCTCACCTGAGACACCGAGCTTGCCAGTGAACAGCAGAGGGGAAAGCAATTTCAGCTGGATTTGCCATAGCTCGGCCCCTTGCTGCCAACGGAAAAAGCCTCAGATACAATCTAGGAGAACGTGAGCAGCTATGGTCCCCCTTAAGCAGCAGTGACATCTGGcaagaaaaggggaaagcaaaTTGGATGCAAACAGAGAAATGGAGCGAGAGCAACACTGAGATGTCCTCGGTGCCTACACGGGCGGACGGCAGCGGGCTGTTTGGTAGCCTGCGAGACGAGGAGCGTGCGTGTTCGCACTGCACCCCTGCCCTACAGgctgctttctgcctttctctgtgcCTGTCGCAGGTCTGTTGCCTCTCAGCTCTTCCGATCCCGCAGCCTGAGCAGGGGAAACCAAGGCAGGAGCCAGGGCTGGCAGCCGGACAGAGCCAAAGAGGCCGGATCCCAGCTCATCCAGAGAGCACTGGGACTGCTCCCACACTCACGGAGAAGGATGACACCACGCACTGCAATGGGGGACCCCCACACACTGCCTGTGACCCATGGGTGGGAAAAAGCAAAGTGCCCCAAGGCAGGACACAGTGGCTCATGCTGGCTCAGGCATTTGCAGGGCAGACCAAGTCCTGCATCCCCTCTGCCCCCATGGCTCCCTGGCAGAAGCAAACTCCAGGTTTGGAGCATTGGCCCAGCAGGACCTGGAGAACCCCCAGCCATGCCACCTTCTCCCAGCTGCTGTCTGCATTCCCTGCCCAGGGGGCAAGGCTGGTGGCCTGTCCTGGTCACAACAACTTCCCAACCTCTCCTGCTTTCTGCCAGGGCAGGAACCACCCCAGATCATcacggcagcctgcagccagggcagccTAGGTTCAGGCCCCAGGGCCACCCGCAGCTGCTCCTGGGCCACGACTGCACAGCCCCGGCACGGCCGCAAGCCTGCCTGTTCCTCCCTGCACCTCACGCTGAAGCACCGAGGGGGACCGCAGCCGCGTGGCGAATGCACGTGCCGCGTGGCCACTGTGTTTCCATCGTCCCCTCGCTGGGCCCCGAGCTCACCTGCGGGCAGCTCCTGCCTGTGCCGTGGTGGCAGGTCGGAGGGGCCAGGCACGGCCTCCATCACGCACTGGGCCAGGCCACCAGGCCCTGCAGCCTTTGCCTGTCccgggagagggcaggagggttGAGGATCCACCTCCGCACAGGGCTGGCACCAGCACACCGGGAAGCAGAGCCCCAAGAGCCACCGGTGCCCTGGGAGCCACTTGGCTGCAGAAGCCCTCGGAGGAAGGAGGTTTTCTCCCCCGCACCAAGAAAGCCCCATGGTTCACCCACCAGCCCGGCTCCCCAGCCCAGCGCCACATGGTGTCTCGTGGCTGGACAGAGCCCAGGGTCAGTGGACCAAATGACTCTTACTAGCTTCCCTCTGCTGCGCCTCCAAATCATTCTCTACCTTCACCTCGAGAGCCAAGAACTGTCCCTCCACCTCCAGCTCTCCTCTACAACTTCAGCAGttgctcttcctagtctctgtAAGACGACAAATGCGAACCCCCTGTACAGGGCCTGCAACGCCAGCCTAAACCAATATGCTCACTTGGGTCAGTCCACTCCATAACCCCCATGAGATACAATACCCTAAGACAGACTTTTCAGCTACAAGTCATAGATCATCCTCAGCCAGTCCAGCCAAAGCAGAGCCTTTTTGAGGCTCACACCCACAACTAAAATATGCTGTGGGGCATCCTCATGCTAAGATCCCTTCCAGGATGGCTGAATGAGAGGCCTACCTATGCTTCTTTTCAGGATCTTGTGCTCCAGTCCTTCCAGTGCAGGTTGAATTTCCAGCAGGACTGAAAGCAAAATGTAGCACTGTCCCTGGCTGTGAACATCCAATAAAGAATAACTACAGCTTCTAGGAACTTTTAGTTCTTGTAGAGACATTTGGAGCATGTCAGTGAGCCAGTTTCCCTTATCTGCTGCACCAGCTTTAGAAACAGGTTTTCCTCACCCTCCCCAGGGGACACATAAGCATGTGGAGATGAAACTGCTCTGTGCAAGGCAGCGATGACATGCTGCTTCCCATGGTCTTTGCAGAGGATGCCTACAGCACCAAAGAGAAAGCTTGCTCTTCATCTCAAAGATTAGCAATGCCTCCCACATGAAAAGCATCACCCCCTTACCCAGCCTCCTTACAGTCCCAGGTGGAGCCAGATGCAAACTGGCGTAGTCCCTGCGTTAGGGTGATATTCTGCATCCCCTTCGGGCTAGAGCATGTAGAGAGCAAGAAAGGCCCCCTGCTGTCCCGAGATCCTTGATTCCAGCAGAAGgcactcagaaacacagccagggACCTACCTGTGAATGGGAGCCATGGTACATACCCTTCCTcatcagcagcccctgccctTATGACTGTCCTCTGGGTGTTAAAGAACGTTTCCACCATAGCTGGAAGACAGGGTGAGGCCAGGGGTGCTAGGTACCATTCCAAGCAAGTCCTGGCAGTGGCAATAGCTGAGTAGTCTGGCCTCAGCATGCACAAATACGTTTAATTTCATTTCcaactccaggaaaaaaaattattgtatCTTTACAGAGCATTGTCTCCTTGCTAAGGCTAATGTTGCCTGCTCAGTGCTGGGACAACTGTCCCTGCGTGCACTCACAGAAGGGATAGCATGAGATTCTGCTCGCTCTCTGTCTCTACTCTGTGGACAATAAAGGAATAGCTGTTCAGATTGAAATAGGCTAGAGGCAGTCACAAAATAGACTTTCTTATTGCTCTTTGTCTGTGATTCTGCTCTGTCATTAGCTTGCTGCAGCGCTGCTGTGCAAGCTGCCCGACAGAAGCATCTCATCCATCTTAGTTCAAGCAAATCTAGTTCCTTTCCCAAGAGCGTGTAGAAGTTCAGCAGCAGAAGCCTGCGGGTCAGTGTCTTCTGTAGTTCCAGCAGCatccagagagcagcagcaagtgCTAGATCCCTCATAAAAGCAGGCAGCCAGAGGATCCAAGCAGCAGATTTCTACTCCcttcagaaaaactgaagattAGCCAGAAGTTCCCTGGGCAAGAGGGAGAACGAAAGGTGCTACCAGGAGAGATTTTGCTCATGAGCACCATAGCTTCCCGAGAGGGAGCTACgtaaaaaagagaataaaatcccCACCCAGGACAAGGCATATGGTCTGCTGACTATTTCATTCTGCTCCATTCACACAGCAGCTCTCATCAGCACATGCATCAAAAGCCCTCGCAGTCCTGAAGACAGCCCAGTcttcacacacacgcacaccccttgTGTTGCCAAACGCTTGCCAAAGATTGTGGCCCATGGCAATTTGAGTCAACACTTATGAAGGGATGGGTAAGCTGCCAGTACCAACACACTGGACCCAGTAATGCTATCGCATTCCACCTTCCACCTTTCATTACTTACTAACACATTTACCAGAAAGCTTGATATTCATCAGTAGGAGCTGTTACTGCCTGCAGCCTGCAACAAAAACAATACACTGGCCCAGTACCAACCTCACCAGGCTCTGAAAGTGAAGAGCTCTTAGGGCCTTGTGACCTTTTCTTCTGCCCTCAGAGGTTAAGTGGAGAGAAGAGATAGGCTGTTCAATCTTTTAATCAGGGGACACTTGTTTTATCTTTCAAATCACTGGGTACTGGCCAGGGCTAAGTGTCTCTTCTGTCAGATCCTACCTACCCTGCTGTTATCCTGTTCTTCTGTAACACTGACCAAGGCAAAGTCCTGTAGCAGCTACCATTGCCACAGAGCAGTTCTCACAACACAGCCGCTGTACGTCAGTCAGAGCTGCAATCAGGGCAGCTGTTTTACCGTGCACACTCCTGCCCTCCAGAACTGAAGACTATTTTCATCAGAAGGAAACGACACACGCTGGGCTGCATGCAAAGTCCCTGACAGCAGGAAGCTGGGTTGGAGAGGATGTGGCAATATTGATTAGATACACTAGTGTGAATTAAAAGAGGAGCCTCCACCCACACACAAGGAGGGTTAAAGAGGAGCTCAGACAGCTCCAGAACACAGCAGAGAGGCGATTAATTATCAAAATACTCTAATCTGAGAAGCTGTTAATGGTGAGCAGTTCCACACACGCCTAATTGCTCTCTAAGCAGAGAAAGATCAGGAACAGAGCAGGGGCTGCTAAATGCATACAACAAAGTCATGACCACAGCTAGTTATAAGGCTAATTGACCAGAATCAGTAATGAGTCTGCTATCGCATTAGCCCATCCAGGCCTCTCTGCCTTCCACCTTTCATTACTTACTAACAAACACATTTATTGATCAGCTTGATATTCATTTGTAGGAACTGCTGCTGCCTGCAACCTGCAACACAAGCATGCATTGGACTAAGCACAGCATCAGCTGTCAAGTCCACAGACAAGGAGGCTGCAGCAGTCACAAGGCTGGCTCTACCCCACTCAGGATCTTGGGGGCCtcacaaaaaggcagaaagggagaTCACTGACATGAAGGGCCATGTGTGTCCAGAGCAGAGATCTATGCAGCACAGTCAAAGCAACATACCTATCTCCCCATTTTGAGCAAAGAGCTTTGGATAGCACTTTGAACATACCAGGAGCCTGTATGCAGTCAAGACAGGCTCTGAAGGCCCCAATGTCTTGTAGGAACCTAGGCAAGCCTGCAGTCTTTCCCTCAGCACACACCTAGGCTCCTGGACAAGGTCCTCTGGTCAGGAAAGCTATCAGGAATGCAGGCTGGACAGGGCCTCTTCCAAACATGATGGACAAAGACAGTTTGGCGAAGTGCTTCAGGTAGCACTTGAGTGTCAGATGAGAGCTGGAAGTATCTGTTCTACAGCACTGTCTTAAGAGCTACATGCTCAGGCTGCACAAACCAACACAGGCCTTTGAAGAGCTGCAAAGCTCTGCCTTCAGAGACCACTACTGTCTTCTCTCCTCCACCCTACCCAAGCAGCAATCAAGCATGCCCAACATCAGACCTAAGCACAGCCACTCACTTGTAAAAGACCACAGAGTCTTTGACACACTTTATTCTCAGCACTGACACCCCACAGGAGCATGGCAGGTCTGAGGATCTTTATTTCACAGCTATCACTGGCTAGAGGGATGAGTTACATACTGTAGCATCCACAGGTAGGCAGCAAATCATAAGAACAACGTGGTACTCACTTTGGGTTTAATGACAGGATGTGAGACTGCACAGTGGGAACCCCAGCTCTGCTCAAGGTACTGGGGCAGCTCCACAGGCTGGCAGTGAAAACGAGATATTAAACCTGGAAAAACACAAGTGGCCCAACTAGGgcttaggaaaaaatattaacataGGTGATCACATTGATGCCAGGGAAAAAGAGTTCAAACAGCAGCAAGTAAGAACAACCCCAAAGGGGAATCAATAAGCTGGGCAGGGACAGAACAGGCAGGAGAGGGAGAAGCTCAGGGCTAGTCAAAACTTCAGCTGGACCAAGTCACCACATGGAGCAGCATGCCCTGCACTTTTTGTGAAGGGTGAAATTAGTCTGTCTTCATCCCTTCCCAGCCAGCTCATAGCCCAGCAGTTAGTTACTGCACTATGTGCAAACGCGGTTAGTGAGAGTGGTCCACAGCCCTACCCTGTACCTTTTACCAGAATAATGTAGATCACCAGGGGCTTGCAAAGCACTAACCACAAATCCCACGTGTGAACAAAGACAAGCAGAAGCTCTTGCCAACCACACAGCACTGCTTGGTGTTCTGCACATGCAGCAGTCTCAGACAAGGCTACTGAAGGTGTCTCTCCAGAAACACTGGACCTACCCTATGGCGGGACATAGGGCAGTGAACCACAGCACTCCTCAGGCTGACCTGGACTCAGCTGGCACACGGGAAACAAATAGGGAGACAGTGGTAGTGCTGTAAGGGCTTGGACACCCCACAGAGAACTAGTACGGTCTGTAGTTCCAGTAACTGGAGAAAACGGAGATCTGGAAAGCAAGAGAAGAAGCAGTTAAGTTCCTGGATCCCCTAGGCCATAGAAGAAAAAGCATACAATGAGTATGTCAAGATTGAGCTTTACAGCATTTCCCAGCACTGCATTTCAGAAGGGCAGATTTGCTGCTGTTGTCACCAGAGCTGGGAGCACAAAGTTACTTGCCCAGAGTGGCAGCCAGGTCAGCTGCAAAGGTGGAACTGAACTTTGGCCTACTGCAATTTGGTTTACCAAACAGGTCTCTATGCCTCCTCTCCAGGAGCTTGGCATTTCCTAACATCCCACTCATGACTGAGAACACAAAAGCTTCTACACGCTCCTCTCCATCCAGTCACTAGGTCAGCAAACACATCTGCCATGCTACTACATCTATCCCAGATGGCTGTCTGCTGGGCAGTGCCAACCAGCTGCTTGGCTCCAGAGTACTGGAGTGTATTCATCACTTGTTTTCTgtacagtttttatatatatacacactgaaTAACATCATATCAGATTTTTAGGAGATCAGAAGTCCTCTTGACATCTGGaggctttaaaaacaaagtctcTTCTCTAAGGCCATTACCTTGTCCTTCAGCTGCTGGCAAAGCTGCAGTGAAACTGTGAAGAAGACAAGGGCATCATTTAACCACGGGACAACACATTCCACTTTATGAACATGGCTGACTTCATACCTCTGGTTGCCAAACTCGCTGTGGAGAAATAAGAGCACAGCTTCACACACAACTCAACTGTCCGCTCTTTTCATGAGAGAGCGCACCATGACTTCTACTACATTTAAAACAGCACCTGGCAAAGTTACAGAATGAAAACTCTCAGTCTACTCCTGATCAGACTCGGAGTTAAGCAAAAACTGAACAAAGTTCAAGTAGGAACATCACCACTTTCCAGAGAGGAACAATGCAGGAAACGCAGATGGTTATGCCAACGGGTTAATGTTCTTTCTGGCTGACAAGTCCAATCTCTTGCCAACCTCAGTGCAGTCTATGCATGGGCTGTATGCTGAAAAACTACATCTCTGGGCCTCTCTGGCCAAGTCATTAAAGAAATGCTGTTACGGGTACACGTGCATTCACAGGCACAGCCACAGCAAATAGCTCAGTCCTGCTTTTCCACTTAACAGACGCTCTCTTTGGGCCCTAATCAAAGCTGCTTATAGCCATTTCAATCTTATCCTCAGCACCCTCCTGTCCACGTTACCCAGCCCTTGTAGTAACAGTACTTACAACATGGCGCCAGGATTGTGCAGAACAGACCCCCCAGCAGGCTTGAAGTTCTAGAGGAGAAGGCAAAGGTCATTAGAAGTTTGACACAGTAAATAAACTACTTAGAGGACCTTAAGATTTGCAGTTACATTAGCCTTATCTCAAGGCTCACCTGTATTATATCTGCCTGTGTAAGACTGGGTAACTAACCTACGAAATCTATGACATTTGACTCCTCgcttcttcagaaagaaaattctgcACAGTGGCTGTGTCTAACTTAGCTCTAAAGTTTAGCACTACAGAAGTAAATTTGTACTGCTCTGAAgatccaaaagaaaaacagaagatggaTTTTAGGAAAAACATCCTTAAGGAGGGACTGTATTTCTTAAACCTTAAGAGTTTAATTCTGTTTATATGAGATGTCAAACTGACCCATATGTAACACACTTGATGCAGAAACGTGAAGCAGAAGAGTAGATATCAAAACTCCATTTATAGACTCCAAGATGCTACTTTGATTAAAACTGGATTAATACAACTATGCCCTtccaaaattatgaaaaattacCAATATATATTGCAAAATAAAGCGTTACTTGGCAAGAAAATAGTTACTAGCTTTCTCCAGAGGACTGATACTTCCTGCTTGACTAAGTGGCCATGCCCCAAACTAGatttaaatacagtgtttcagCTGTAGCAGCTCTAAATACAGGCAGGTAATAGCAGGCACAGTCATTTCTGCATTAACTTGTGCTTATCAGCAGTATACCATCTAACAGTGCAATATCCTCCCccggaaggaggggagggaaaggcgAATAAAGTGGGCTGAAGAGACAGTAGGCGTCACCTTGGTTGTGCTGGGCTGCAGCACGTGGAGTTGGTAGACGGTCAGGCACAGCTTATTCAGGTTAATATAGAAATTCACAAGGACGTCTGGAGGCAGAGCAGGGGCGAACATTTTCTGGCAAGAAGATAAGTAGTTTCTATATCAGTGAAAGGACCATTATTTCTAAAGTTAGGAAATCATTACCTTTTTCTAAGTGATACTGCAGTTACCTCACAGTGAGAGGGACATTAGGAAAGCAACAAAGAGACTGAGCAGGGAGACTAGCACGCACGTAATGGTTGTTTCTCTTGCTGCACCTGATCAGATGGTGCAGGTATGAGCACTGGTGACAGAAGAGGATGGAGCAACACTCCTTGATTCCTCTCATCAGTGCTCACAAGGACAAATCAGCCTGGGCAAGCTTTCTGGGCAGAGACCAGAATCCCTCTCAGAACTGGAGTCCTTATGCCCAAGTCATCTGCTCTCCAGTGGGGAGATATAGAGCAGCCAAAAATGCCACTGAGCTCAGGGTTTTCACCtacttctgctttctctctttgGGCCTCAGGGGCACTTCTAAACCCCAATCCCACTGGAATGCAGCACTATATCCTGACAATTGGGTGCTGCCAGGTTGCATGCAGATCTAGACCAGCACATACTTACTGTGAGACCACTGGAGGCAATTTCTGGTAGAGTCAGGGTGGCTGGAGTGGTGAGCCGATTCCGGGCTCTCGTGAGCTGTAACATCACAGCATCCATGAGCTATAAGATAACATACAGCACGCTACTGAGTGGTGATCCCTACACAGTCACACGGCAGAGTGCTACAGCCTTTCGCAGATGTTAAAACCAGAACAAGCCAAGTGAAGGAGGATCCATGTAGATATTGGGCCACTGGAGACCAAATGTCTCTTGACCTGAGATTTGGTTGGACTTGCAATCTGCTTGACCAGTGCAGGTAAGCTAGGGGCATGTCCTGCTAGTTGCAGTTCCTTAACTCATCAAAAACATACCCATTACACTGATACCTCTTGGAGGTTTCTCTCTCACCCAGAAGTTGCTCTGTAGTAACAAGTCACTGGAAGTGCAGACAGACCCCTCAGGAGCTCTTGCTGCTCCTACAGTCTGCCAGTATGGAGTCCGTCATGCTCTACTGTTCTGCATTTCAACCAAGGTTTGTTTTAATTCAAATTCTTCCTCAGAGAGAGGGTATTTGCATCCAAAAGAGTTTTATGTCTTTGTGTTTACACATCCTTTGCACAAGGAAACAGATGGGCAGAGAGTGAGACCTCTTGTTTCAAAAAAAGAACAGGAGTTAAGGACTCATAAATGCAGTTTAACTGCTACCACCGTCAGAGACATTTGCAAGAAAGGTCAGGACTGTTCAATACCAACAAATGAAGAGGTAATAGTCATTCATTACATGAataagcagagaaaatgaaacacaTCAAAAGACCTTCTGAACAGcaagcactgaagaaaaagagcaagCTATAATCTAGTTGCCCCCCTTCCCACGTCATGAGCAAAATGACTATGGAATAAGCCCTCATGTTCATAACCACCTATAAGCTAGGATACTGGAAGAAAGAACCAGCTCATCGTGGGCCCAATCCTGCCAAAAACAACGCAGTCCAAAGACTCTAGTCAGGCAGAATTCCTTTTCCAGAAAGGAGTGGGAAGCAACATACATCTGTTATAGAGCTCATGACTGCTAAGATGAAGGCATTTTGTGGTAAGGCCaacttctccctctttccctccacccaaaagtaaaaaggaaatagTTTATTTATGTATCTACTTGTTGACAGCCCTTGCCTGTGTGGAAACTAAATAGGTTTAGCTTTCTAATGCTCAGTACTGTGGTGGGTCCTAATAAACGAGTCCAAACTCTCTGTGGTCCCAGAGAGCATTTCCAAGCAGAGGGCTGGGCTCTCTGCCACGCAGCAGCTGGTCTGTACCAGACAGTATCACCATTACTGGCAAGTGAGAAGGCACTTTCAAAGCATAAGTAAATCATGAGTAGTAACCGTAATCTCTTATTTGCTGATGAGTGCCTCATTTCTTCTCTCCCCAAGAGcactgactgactgggaagagcaTGATTTACGTAACAGCATCATCTAGAAAAGAGCAGAGGAGATGCTCTCAGAATATCACCATTGTGCAACAGGGCACTAACTGCTCGGGTAATCACTCACACTGATTTACAGCCATGTTTCTGATGCCATACTGGTATGGTTTCATATCAAATATGAAGCAACTTGGATACTCCTTGACACAGGTACATATGCCTAGGCTGGGGAATACATTTCCAACAGAGACTCAAGATAGTAACATGCAcctgcagcattaaaaaaaaaaaaaaaaaggaggaaagaaacatgCATGTTCCTTCCCAACTTGAGTGCACTTTCTTCTCACCTTGAGGACCTCTGAGCCTGTTTTGAACTGGTAGTTTATATCTCTGTTCATAAGCAGGTAAATTGCTTGGTTAACATGGTTTCTAGCATCCTGGATCTGCAAAGGTATACAAAACACAGACCTATTAAAGAAGCATTCCCTATAATATACAGTAGAAAGTAGAGGTTCCCCTGACTATCTCAACCCGAAGGAAATGGTGACTACTCAGACTTATTAAGGCTATTTCCCTCTGAAGAGCAGACACTTGCTATTCAGATTCATTATTGATCTCTTTGCTGAAGGACTGGAGATAAACAGTCTGATACCTACAACCTGGATTATCAATAAAAATAGTGCTGCTGCCCTGAAAGAACAGTAATGTCAGGCACTTCCATCCTGGGAGCACTCTGATCGTGACTGCTTGGCTAGGGATTCTCAGCATACGGCAGTCAGGTCTAGCAAGATGAAAAAAGATTTCTTCCTCTGGTTTTAGCTCTGATAGTTCTTATGACATACGTTATATTAAtagcagcaaagagcagcaaacATTAATTTCTACCGTAGTGTCTCTggcagcatttcatagcctctctaATTGTTGGGGTTGAGAACTATCCCCAGCCCTGAGAAGCTGCCATTGCACAGCTTGTGCAGAATCTGACCAGACTCAGGACACAGCTAGCAGGAGTCTGAAGCTAGGAGTCCATTACCAAACCAAGTGTACCAGTACCAAACCAAGATGGGTGTATCCCAGTGCTTTCATGGGAATTTAGACAAACCAGAGGAAGAATAAAATCACCCTGAGAGAAGGTGACTTTATGTTCAGTTCCAGGGAAGAGCAAGAAaactggaggggggaaaaaagaaaaaaaaaaggaaaaaagaggcaaGTTGTAGGGAGCAATAAATGGAAAGAGCAAGCAGGCAAGTCATTATGAGACATGCCTCCTCGGAGATTGATAAATCAGCTTGGGATATTTGTAGTTTGATATATTTATTCTCCTTCTAACCAATGCCAGTTCCTAGCTCAACCCTGTAGAGGCTTCCCTGGCATAGATCAGGCACTAGCTCCTTCTCACTCTGAGCTCAGGGATCACAGAAGAGCCCTGCTCTTAGAAAGCACGGGGCACTGGAGGctacagaaaggaaagagaaaagacaaaaccCATGGACAGACTGCACAGAAACTCCGCAGGTGCTCAGACTATGGCATCTCTCAACGTCATCCCCTCCAGTCTTTACTCCACCCAAATGCTTTTGGGCAAG
This region of Dromaius novaehollandiae isolate bDroNov1 chromosome 14, bDroNov1.hap1, whole genome shotgun sequence genomic DNA includes:
- the ROGDI gene encoding protein rogdi homolog; this translates as MAAAMASAAERAVLEEEFKWLLQEEVHAVLKQLQDILKEASHRFALPVSGPEGMIKQENFVLSTSGTDQVKGVLTLQGDALCQADINLKMPRNNQLLHFAFREDKQWKLQQIQDARNHVNQAIYLLMNRDINYQFKTGSEVLKLMDAVMLQLTRARNRLTTPATLTLPEIASSGLTKMFAPALPPDVLVNFYINLNKLCLTVYQLHVLQPSTTKNFKPAGGSVLHNPGAMFEFGNQRYEVSHVHKVECVVPWLNDALVFFTVSLQLCQQLKDKISVFSSYWNYRPY